CCTGCTAGAGAAACCGGCTATGTCGGGACTCTGAGTACACCTCACAACCTCTACCTCAAGTATTTCTCAGTGATCTGGAGCAGATGATCGGGGTTCAGGTCGGGGCCGATCAGGATAACGGAGTTGGCGACAGAACTATTGAAGTTCACGCGGTAGGGTTTGGGTGGAATTTCGCCGCCAATGCGCTCGTACAGGTAGCGGCAATCATCCTGACCTCGCACGCGCATCAGAGCCTTGGCCCTGATCACTCCCTCCGGCAGGTCGCCCAACCATCGCAGGATAGCACTCTCCTCCGCTTCCTTGGGCAGCAGGATGTGACAGGAAGTGAATTCATGCGTCAGGTGATGCTTTTCGTCCTCATGGGCCAGCAGCTTGGCTGAATCGGCCGCTGGAGCATCACTGTTCATCATACGTGGCCCACTTTTCTCAATGAGTTGCTTTACCTGAGCTACTAGTTCATCCCGCAGCACTACAGGTGCCGAGGGGTTCACCTTACGCACCTTTTTTAGGACTTCTGCCACCGAATCTACCTCGTCCACATGAGTCAGGTAGATATGGCTGGCCGTCTGCAGCTGCATGCGCTCGATGTCCTCATAAGCCCTGTGCCCGCCGAATTTCCGCACATCAATCACGCACACCTGCCATCTCGGATGCAGGTTCAGCTTGCCTTCTAACAGGGTAAACGCCTCCAGCACAGGAACGGGATCCGCCGTCCCATTCAGCTCGACGAACAAGATACTGGCATCAGACTCCTTTGCCTTGTCTGAGAGTTCCAGCAGATAGTCCATCCCCTCGCAGCAGGCACACGCAGCCCCCAGCGGCTCAAGATTATCAGCTAGATCCTCCAGCGTGGCGCAGTCAATGCTCGCATCAGCGTAATCATTAAGGATCACATCTGAGCGAGTGCCAGATTCTTTTAAGACGGTAAGCAGGTGCCGTAACAGGGTGGTCTTCCCCACACCTAAAAACCCTGTTAGGAATACGACAGGCTGGCAGGCCTTGAATTCAGGTATCCTAGGTAAAATCATCTAACAATAATGCTTTGGCCTTACTGCACGGGAGCTTTCATCCAGGAAATGCTGGAGCCACCCGGTCACCTTTTCCGGCTCCAGCCACGGCTTGGCACTCTTCAGTTTCTTCCAAGCGGCGTAGCAACGCTTTCGATGGTCGGCACCCAGTTGCTGCTCGATCCACTCCTCATACTCCAGCCACCAGTTGAGCAAGGGCCAAACAGCATCGAACATGACATTCGCAGAGCTAGCCTGCACGTCATCTGTCGTCCACATGCCAGCCACCAGTCTCTCCGGCGGGAGCCAGTGGTAGAAGCGGCATCTCTCCCTCAGAAAGACCACCTTGGAGCCGTCGCCATAATATCCGGCACAAGCACCATACAGCTCCACGATTCCCCCGCCCCAATCAGCCGTGTAACAGCTGGTTCCCTTCAGCCCTTTTGAGGGCGACTTTTCAAAGCCGAACTTTTGCAAGTAATTGCCCCCAGGGTAAATGACATCTTTCCCCAGAAAAAACATCTGCTGATAGAAGCCCTTCGCACAATCCTTCAGCAAGAGATTTAGCCGTGGACTCCCTTCTCGAACAGACCTCCTATTCTCTACCCCACTCATCATTTCTCAAGATTGTTACGCCACAGCTGGTGTGCGCTTTTTCCTACAGACAGAGCACAAACAGAGGTTGCCCGCATGCACTGCAATCAAACAGATACCCCCCAAAGTGGTCACAATACTTGCTGGCGGAATATTCAAAGTCTGCTCACCCGCCTCGTTTGTTTGTATCGATGGACAGCAAGAATCACAGCTAGCACATGAATTCTCCGCTACTTGTGCAGGAGCAGCCGCTGGCTCAGCCTCCATGTAAGGTAAAGCAGCTCCTGCAAGAATGAATAGCACTCCCAGACTACCAACCGTCAAGCCCCACTTCTTGCTGTGCTGTCTATAGCCCTTCACCATCATGTACACAGCCAGCGGCACCACAACAATTGCCATGCCCCAGTGTGTAGCAGGATGCGCCCACATCTCCCCAAAGGTCGGCAATAGTAATAACAAAACAGGTGTGGCAGCACAATGGATTGCACACAAAATGGATGCAGCGATACCAATGCGATCGTACTGGGCTGCTTTCATTTCTTTAGATGCGGAGGCAACTACATTCATAATCTTCACAAAGTTTACCGCCCTGAGCATTCATTTTTCAGCCAGCCATATCTAAGTTGACCAGTTCCTCAGGGAGATGGCCTCTTGTAGCACCACCCCTCACTAATGCAAGTAAGTTGCATTAATTTTGATGGAAAAAATTACCGATGTTGCTTTCCTAAATCTGGACAAGCCACGCACCACACTCATATTCAGTCATTAACGTAAACACCTAGACACAAAAAAAGCCCGCTACATTAGCGGGCTAAGTTGAAATCTTGAGTGGCGAAGCGGACGGGAATCGAACCCGCAACCTCCGGCGTGACAGGCCGGTGCTCTAACCAATTGAGCTACCGCTCCACTCTCGGTGTTATGTTGCAAAGTAGAAGTGGCGAAGCGGACGGGAATCGAACCCGCAACCTCCGGCGTGACAGGCCGGTGCTCTAACCAATTGAGCTACCGCTCCACTTCCGTTTTGCGTGTGCCTTGCGGCGGGCAGGAAACTACCTATTTCCCCCATCCGTGCAAGACCTTTTTTCAACTTTTCTTAGCTTATTTTTACTTCGCTGCGTAGCACGCTTAGGCCTTGCAAGTTGTGAAACGACACTCAAGACTGCGCCGCAATGACCCGCTGGCAATACAACTTCGCTCGCAATCTGCTCTTCAAACTCGACGCTGAGCAGGCTCACCACGTTTCCCTTGATCTCCTCCGCACTTCAGAATCCCTTGGTATTCTGAAGCTTTTGGCAGGAAAGCTGCCCGATACCCAGCCCGTGGAGTGCATGGGCCTCACCTTCCCCAACCCTGTGGGCCTAGCAGCTGGCCTCGATAAAGAGGGCAACACCATCGATGCCCTCGGCCGCCTCGGCTTCGGTTTTGTAGAGATCGGCACCATCACTCCCCGCCCTCAACCCGGCAATGACAAGCCCCGCCTCTTCCGCATTATTGAGGAAGAAGCAATCATCAACAGGATGGGCTTTAATAACTGCGGGATCGAACAAGGCGTCAAAAACGTCCGTTCCGCCAAGACTTTCAATGGCATCGTCGGCTTCAACATCGGCAAAAACAAGGTCACTCCGAATGAGAACGCCATCGATGACTACCTCTACGCTCTCCGTGGCTGCTGG
Above is a genomic segment from Rubritalea squalenifaciens DSM 18772 containing:
- a CDS encoding CobW family GTP-binding protein; translation: MILPRIPEFKACQPVVFLTGFLGVGKTTLLRHLLTVLKESGTRSDVILNDYADASIDCATLEDLADNLEPLGAACACCEGMDYLLELSDKAKESDASILFVELNGTADPVPVLEAFTLLEGKLNLHPRWQVCVIDVRKFGGHRAYEDIERMQLQTASHIYLTHVDEVDSVAEVLKKVRKVNPSAPVVLRDELVAQVKQLIEKSGPRMMNSDAPAADSAKLLAHEDEKHHLTHEFTSCHILLPKEAEESAILRWLGDLPEGVIRAKALMRVRGQDDCRYLYERIGGEIPPKPYRVNFNSSVANSVILIGPDLNPDHLLQITEKYLR
- a CDS encoding MerC domain-containing protein yields the protein MLRAVNFVKIMNVVASASKEMKAAQYDRIGIAASILCAIHCAATPVLLLLLPTFGEMWAHPATHWGMAIVVVPLAVYMMVKGYRQHSKKWGLTVGSLGVLFILAGAALPYMEAEPAAAPAQVAENSCASCDSCCPSIQTNEAGEQTLNIPPASIVTTLGGICLIAVHAGNLCLCSVCRKKRTPAVA